One part of the Anopheles coustani chromosome 2, idAnoCousDA_361_x.2, whole genome shotgun sequence genome encodes these proteins:
- the LOC131262007 gene encoding uncharacterized protein LOC131262007: MRGSIAGIEDGIAGARVGASYHRLLLELIDYLYASLVVAPLVVCYWRGTWNLMGDYIFPSDLTTSLVVSLVIGIVGHIVFNIFQATLRRHLNADKHRIAYYLGSRMYTAIYGVICVNGWRGGWQLIDLYTTHDVLYVVLITLGCIFILACLKGVRNVMGTPFLIINDSRREYFDVPTYFKLTGSKDPGLYVLDCMFSVLVIGSLVVFVWRGLWVLLDLKLFPHDQGTSAWASVIIGYGVTGLTFSLQPLMRWTCDRLTGFWRVVVADFFLFFSFIGTINVWRGIWQALDTYFLPDEKLLSNWITHAVSLLLLILLNCSNSVLVRGVYIDAEEPAGQCVVFPVYYIRLFFQKERNKKQRRLFEALERADLNNTGGVVQDKKPPHTHFHQQHQQQQQLQQHQKQEHHIVADQNHQVIRNLEAVPLTIIDDPKSNGDHSSHVPTK, from the exons ATGCGGGGCAGCATCGCCGGGATCGAGGATGGTATTGCCGGCGCGAGAGTTGGTGCGAGCTACCACCGGCTCCTGCTGGAGCTGATCGACTACCTGTACGCGTCGCTGGTCGTGGCCCCGCTGGTGGTGTGCTACTGGCGCGGCACCTGGAACCTGATGGGCGACTACATCTTCCCGTCGGACCTGACGACCAGCCTCGTCGTTTCGCTCGTCATCGGCATCGTGGGCCACATCGTGTTCAACATCTTCCAGGCGACGCTCCGGCGGCACCTGAACGCGGACAAGCACCGGATAGCGTACTACCTCGGGTCGCGCATGTACACCGCCATCTACGGCGTCATCTGCGTGAACGGGTGGCGCGGAGGCTGGCAGTTGATCGATCTGTACACGACGCACGATGTGCTGTACGTGGTGCTGATCACACTGGGCTGTATTTTCATCCTGGCCTGCCTGAAGGGCGTGCGGAACGTCATGGGCACCCCGTTCCTAATCATTAACGACTCGCGGCGGGAGTACTTCGACGTACCGACGTACTTCAAGCTAACG GGCTCTAAAGATCCCGGCCTATACGTGCTCGATTGCATGTTCTCCGTACTGGTGATTGGTTCGCTGGTCGTCTTCGTTTGGCGCGGCCTGTGGGTACTGCTGGACCTCAAACTTTTCCCCCACGATCAGGGCACCTCGGCGTGGGCCTCAGTG ATTATTGGCTATGGTGTGACCGGATTGACCTTCTCGCTGCAGCCCTTAATGCGGTGGACTTGCGATCGCCTCACCGGGTTCTGGCGCGTGGTCGTCGCGGACTTTTTCCTGTTCTTCAGCTTTATCGGCACAATCAACGTGTGGCGAGGCATTTGGCAAGCGCTAGATACATACTTCCTACCAG ATGAAAAACTGCTAAGCAACTGGATTACACATGCAGTCTCGCTTCTGCTGCTGATCCTGCTAAACTGCTCCAACTCGGTGCTGGTTCGCGGTGTCTACATCGACGCGGAGGAACCGGCCGGCCAGTGCGTCGTGTTTCCGGTGTACTACATTCGGCTATTCTTCCAGAAGGAGCGCAACAAGAAACAGCGCCGCCTGTTCGAAGCCCTCGAACGGGCCGATCTTAACAACACTGGCGGGGTGGTGCAAGACAAGAAGCCCCCGCATACACATttccatcagcagcatcaacaacagcagcagctacaACAGCACCAAAAGCAGGAACACCACATTGTGGCCGACCAGAACCATCAGGTGATCCGGAACCTGGAAGCCGTACCGCTGACCATCATCGACGATCCGAAGAGCAACGGCGATCACAGCAGTCACGTGCCGACAAAGTGA
- the LOC131262009 gene encoding acylphosphatase-2 gives MGVQDLQDHVLVQCDFEIFGQVQGCGFTKHCRDNCLALGIKGWVKNSKQGTIMGKMQGAKGDVGKMVEWLSKTGSPGSKIDKAEFINWGTCSRFAFTDFAIRF, from the exons ATGGGTGTCCAGGATCTGCAGGATCATGTGCTGGTGCAGTGCGACTTCGAAATCTTCGGTCAGGTGCaag GATGTGGCTTCACCAAGCACTGCCGAGACAACTGTCTGGCGCTCGGCATCAAAGGATGGGTGAAAAACTCCAAGCAGGGCACCATCATGGGCAAGATGCAGGGCGCCAAGGGTGACGTCGGCAAAAT GGTCGAGTGGCTCTCCAAAACGGGATCGCCGGGATCAAAAATCGATAAAGCAGAGTTCATCAACTGGGGAACCTGTTCGCGGTTTGCGTTCACGGACTTTGCTATAAGATTCTAG
- the LOC131263004 gene encoding TBC1 domain family member 20 yields MERMELLNGTSEKRSSALLDTEDSDEHPESLSPMDESRKSSTPGYDDKNYGSLPSRNEGDGGEKCIDNDETTELTKLLQPPGDGAHSDKNGEDNHTDGSSPGLNGKNIALVQPNNHRRSDEPTELSFEKFPENHEEKLKRIKIENALDDPKTSLDSWKQFAKSEYGLINDDLRRKIWPLLVGVDPQQVDPAPSLEELNNHPEYNQVVLDVNRSLKRFPPGIPYEQRVALQDQLTVLILRVIIKYPHLKYYQGYHDVAITFLLVVGEEVAFHVMEILSTNHLVECMQETMEPTQRRLMFIYPLVRRENAALCSYLERSTVGTLFALPWYLTWFGHSLNSYRSVVRLYDYFLASDFLLPIYVTSAIVIYRQNEIFQEDCDMASLHCLLSQLPEDLPFEYLLKSAETLYRKYPPRVIEKDVENMIAKEKQQRLVEEREREYRKLYGKKPPPVSNSIIGRFLPHLQLSRRSVFVTTAFSILVGFCAYYYRAHYMSLSGIR; encoded by the exons ATGGAGCGTATGGAATTGCTAAATGGTACATCCGAGAAGCGTAGTTCCGCGCTGCTCGACACGGAGGATAGCGACGAACATCCTGAATCTCTTTCTCCGATGGATGAATCACGTAAATCCTCCACACCCGGTTACGACGATAAGAATTACGGATCATTACCGTCGCGCAATGAGGGCGATGGTGGGGAAAAGTGCATTGATAATGATGAAACCACCGAATTGACAAAACTGCTTCAGCCACCGGGGGACGGTGCGCATTCGGACAAAAATGGAGAGGATAATCATACGGACGGTTCGTCACCGGGattgaatggaaaaaatattgcTCTTGTTCAGCCGAACAACCACCGACGGTCGGATGAACCGACGGAGCTGAGTTTTGAAAAGT ttcCTGAAAATCACGAAGAAAAATTGAAGCgcattaaaatcgaaaatgcATTGGACGACCCAAAGACCTCCTTGGACTCCTGGAAGCAGTTTGCCAAGTCCGAGTACGGGTTGATAAATG ATGACTTACGTCGAAAGATTTGGCCACTGCTGGTCGGTGTTGATCCGCAACAGGTCGACCCAGCGCCATCGCTGGAAGAATTGAACAACCATCCCGAGTACAACCAGGTCGTGCTGGATGTCAATCGCTCGCTGAAGCGTTTCCCTCCCGGCATTCCATACGAACAGCGAGTGGCATTGCAGGATCAGCTGACTGTGCTGATCCTTCGGGTGATTATTAAGTATCCGCATCTGAAGTATTACCAG gGATACCACGATGTTGCAATAACATTTCTACTTGTTGTGGGTGAGGAGGTGGCATTCCACGTGATGGAAATATTGTCCACCAATCATTTGGTGGAATGCATGCAGGAAACGATGGAACCGACACAGCGAAGGTTGATGTTTATCTACCCTCTGGTACGACGGGAAAATGCTGCCTTGTGTAGCTATCTGGAAag GTCGACGGTGGGAACACTTTTTGCTTTGCCGTGGTATCTGACTTGGTTCGGGCACAGTCTCAATTCGTATCGCTCGGTGGTACGATTGTACGACTACTTTCTGGCGTCCGATTTTCTACTACCAATTTATGTTACCTCCGCGATCGTTATTTATAGGCAAAACGAGATTTTCCAGGAGGACTGTGACATGGCCTCACTACATTGCCTACTATCGCAG TTACCTGAAGATCTCCCATTTGAATATTTGCTGAAGAGTGCTGAAACCCTTTATCGAAAATATCCTCCCAGGGTGATTGAAAAGGATGTTGAAAACATGATCGCCAAAGA GAAACAACAACGACTTGTCGAAGAACGTGAACGCGAATACCGTAAGCTTTACGGCAAAAAGCCACCACCAGTATCGAACTCCATCATTGGTCGGTTTCTACCACATCTGCAGCTGTCCCGACGCTCGGTATTCGTTACTACAGCATTTTCGATTCTGGTCGGATTCTGTGCGTATTACTACCGAGCACACTATATGTCCCTGTCGGGGATCAGATGA